In [Mycobacterium] stephanolepidis, the genomic window CGCATAGAACTCGTGACGCGCCAGGATCAGCAGGATGATCGTGCCGCCATGGAGCACCAGCCCGAGGATCTCGACGGCGTCGCGGTGCTGGATGAAACCGCCGATATTGAGGGCCGACAGCACCGTCAGGTTGATCAGCAGAATCCACCACGCGATGCTCTTGCGCACCGCCAAAGCCGCCGCCAACAGCGACAGCACGAAGGCCCACGCGAGGCTGGTATCGGGCCAGTCGAACAGATACTCGTCGATAAAGGCACGAGGAACCTGTGTCAGGTGCCGGATGATCGGCGAGATGCTCGACAGGAAGATCATCGCCGCGAAAACCCCGACCAGCCATCCGAAGAAGGTCGGCACCCAGTGCAGTTTCGAGGTAGATGAGGGAATTGGCTTGGGAGTCTTGCCGATTCCCGGGGCGGCTAGTGGCGATGAAGCGCGAACCTCGGACGATGAGCGGCCTGCGCGAAGAGAATCAGACAACGTCACCTAGCGAGGATAGGCTGTGTAGCTGGCAGTTTACTGATGCTCAGCGCAAGTACTTCTCGCCAGGACCCTGACCCGGTTCGTCCGGAATGGCGCTGGCTTCCCGGAAAGCCTTCTGCAGACTCTGCAGTCCGTCGCGAATCGGCGCAGCGTGCGGACCCAAGTACTCCACGGAAGCGGCGACCAGACCGGCAAGGGACGTGATGAGTCGGCGCGCCTCATCCAGATCGCGATGCGGGCTTTCGTCCGGATCGGGGGAGGACAGTCCCAGCTTCTCGGCGCTGGAGCTCATCAGCATCACAATGGCCTTGGTGATCACCTCGATCGCCGGAATGTCGGCAAGCTCGCGGACATCCGCGGTCGTGGACTGGTGGTGATCATCGTGGTCAAGGTCATCGGTCACGGCTGCTAGACTGTCACGTGCGACCGTTCCCGGCTCCGTCGGGGACATCAAGTGGAGTCCCGCTCCCACCGCTGGCCAACAAGGTACAGCGGTCCGGTCCAGCCACCCTAGGTGGTTGTTCTGCGTTATGCAGGACGGCGTATGCCGTCGTGACCGGTCGGCTTCGGGCCCTGCCATGTGCAGGGCTTTTCTGTTCGTAATGAGCAGAGTGCTGATGGACCCGCTTTTGTCCCCGTCGAACCGCGCTGCGGTCACGACAGATAGAGGACGAGCCAGGGAGGCCACATCAGCACTGAGACCCGCATCAACGAACGCATCCGCGTACCCGAAGTCCGCTTGATCGGCCCGAAAGGCGAACAGGTCGGCATCGTGCGGATCGAAGATGCGCTGCGCGTCGCCGCAGACGCCGATCTCGACCTTGTCGAGGTAGCCCCAGATGCCAGGCCGCCGGTCTGCAAGATCATGGACTACGGCAAGTTCAAGTACGAGACGGCTCTGAAGGAGCGCGAGTCTCGCAAGAACCAGCAGCAGACCGTCGTCAAAGAACAAAAGCTTCGGCCGAAGATCGATGATCACGACTACGAAACCAAGAAGGGCCACGTTGTGCGCTTCTTGGAAGCCGGATCAAAGGTCAAGGTGACGATCATGTTCCGCGGACGCGAGCAGTCCCGGCCCGAACTGGGCTATCGACTGTTGCAGCGGCTCGGCGCAGACGTCGCCGAGTACGGCTTCGTGGAGACCTCTGCGAAGCAGGACGGCCGCAATATGACGATGGTGCTGGCGCCGCACCGGGGTGCGAAGACCCGGGCCAAGGCGGCTCAGCAGGCAGAGGCTCCTGCAGGGCCGGCCCCAGCCCAGGCGGCCCCGCCGGCCGAGCAAGCGCCCACCGAACAGACCTAGTACGGATAACGAAGGAACAGGGACACCAAGATGCCTAAGGCCAAGACCCACAGCGGTGCGTCGAAGCGCTTCCGCACCACCGGCAGCGGAAAGATCGTGCGCCAGAAGGCGAACCGTCGCCACCTCATGGAGCACAAGCCCACCAGCCGCACCCGCCGTCTCGACGGCCGCACCGTGGTGGCGGAGAACGACGCCAAGCGCGTCAAGAAGATGCTGACCGGCTAGCAGCCGACACCACGACCACCCACTACACAGCACCACACGAAGGACACATAAATGGCACGCGTGAAAAGGGCCGTCAACGCCCAGAAGAAGCGCCGGACAATCCTGAAGGCCTCCAAGGGCTACCGCGGTCAGCGGTCGCGTCTGTACCGGAAGGCCAAGGAGCAGCAGCTGCACTCGCTGACCTACGCATACCGGGACCGTCGCGCCCGCAAGGGTGAGTTCCGCAAGCTGTGGATCGCGCGTATCAACGCCGCAGCTCGCGCCAACGACATCACGTACAACCGCTTCATCCAGGGTCTGAAGATCGCGGGCGTCGAGGTTGACCGCAAGAACCTCGCCGAGCTGGCCGTCAGCGATGCTGCCGCGTTCACCGCGCTGGTCGAGGTCGCCAAGGCTGCGCTGCCCGAGGATGTCAACGCTCCGGCCGGGGAAGCCGCCTGAGCGACTCGGCTCTGACTGAGCGGTCACAGACAGTGATCGACGCGGTCAAACTGCACCGGCCCGCCGCCCGTCGGCGGGCCGGTCTTTTTCTGGCGGAAGGCCCCAACCTGGTCGAGGCCGCGCTGCGGTCCGGCGCGGTAGAACGCGTCTTCGCGACCGAGGCCGCGACCGAGCGATTCGCCGACCTGCTGGTCGATGCTCCCGTCCGTTTGGTGACCGAACGGGCCGCCAAAGCGCTGTCCGACACCGTAACTCCCGTTGGGCTGGTGGCGGAGTGTCGTTCCATCTCGGCCGAGTGGAGTCACGTCGCTGCCCGTTCGCCACAATTTATCGTTGTCGCCGTTGATATTTCGGAACCAGGCAACGCGGGCACTCTGATCAGGGTCGCCGATGCGATGGGCGCCGACGCTGTGGTCCTGGCAGGCAACAGTGTTGACCCATTCAACGGCAAGAGCCTGCGGGCCTCGGCGGGCAGCATTTTCAACGTCCCAGTCATCCCGGCCGGAGACGCTGCGGTGGTCGCCGAGAACTTCACCGCGCGCGGTGGCGCAGTGCTGGCCACCACCCTCGACGGCGAGTTGTCGCTCGATGACGCCGATCCGGTGCTTGCCGGGCCCTGCGCGTGGATCTTCGGAAACGAGGCGCACGGACTCGACGGTGTGACGGCAGCCCTGGCCACACATCGGATCAACATCCCGATGCGTGGGGGAGCCGAGAGCCTCAACCTGGCCAGCGCCGCGTCGATTTGCCTCTACGCCACGGCGCGGATGCATCGCCGTCAATAGCCTCCAGTACTATCCGACAAAGCCGTAACGACGAGTACTAGTAACTTCCATGGATCGAGGAACCTAATGCCCGCACCCCTGCAGATCAGGCACTTTCGTGAGTCGGATGTTCCCGACCAGACCGGTAAGACACATGTCATCACCGGTGCGAACAATGGCCTGGGTCTCGTCGCCGCCGAGGCGCTGGCTCGCGCCGGCGCCCGCGTCGTGCTGGCCTGCCGCAACCAGGAGACCGGACGGGCGGCGCTGGACAAGGTGCGCGCGCTCGGACCGAAGGCCGACCATGCACTCGTGGAGCTCGACCTCACCAGCCTGGCCTCCGTGCGGTCTGCCGCGGATGCGATCCGCACCCAGGCCCCCAAGGTCGACGTGTTGCTCAACAATGCGGGTCTGATGGCAATCCCACTGCGACGCACCGCAGAAGGGTTCGAGACGCAGATTGGCGTCAACCATCTCGGCCACTTCGTGTTGACCGACGCGCTCTTGCCCTCCTTGCTCGCCGCCGACGCACCGCGAGTCATCTCGCTGGGCAGCATCGCGCATGCGCAGGGACGCAACAACCTGGACGTCGACGATCTGAATTTCACTCGGCGTCCGTACAACCGGCTGACCGCCTACCGGGCCTCGAAACTGGCGTGCATGCTCTTCGGCTCGGAGCTGGCCCGTAAGGCGGCAGCGGCCGGATCTCCGCTGTTGTCGGTCAATGTGCACCCGGGCGTGGCCGCCACGAACCTCTTCGATTCGATGATCCCGAATCTGCCCGGCCTGCAGAAGGCCTTCTACTTCGGCATGGGTGTGGTGCTCCAGGACGAGCGTCAGGGCGCCGAGGGCGAGCTGTACGCAGCGACCATGCCCGATGTGCAGCCCGACGATTACCTCGGGCCCACGCAGCTGCAAGGTATGCGTGGTCCGGTGAAGCGTGCTCCGCGCAACAAAGAGGCCCGCGACCCGCAGCTGGCCGCTCGGTTGTGGGAGAAGTCGGTCGAGCTCACCGGCGCGGACTACTCCGGCCTCGCCGGTTAGCCCGCACTGGGATCAGCCTGAGTCCAACACTCGTGTCGCGCACCGTGGTTCGGCATCATCGGTGCTCGACGCGGGTGTGGCTGAGAGGCTAGGCACCGGCCTGCAAAGCCGTTCACACGGGTTCGAGTCCCGTCACTCGCTCCATGTCGTCATACGACGCGAAATGGGCCCCCTGTTCGACAGGGGGCCCATTTTCGGTGTTGCGGCAGGACTGATCAGCCGGCGGGTTCTTCCGCGGGCTTCGGGGGTTGACCATCGGGGGACTCCAGAACCGGAGGTGTCGGGGCTCCCGGCATCACGGTCGGGGCGGCCGCCTCGACCGCGGCCGCACTCTGCGGCGGTGCCCCGTGTGGATCTTCCAGTGCGGGGTTCTCGTTCCCGGCACCGAACTGCACACCGGTGGTGCTGGCCGCGGCGGCCGGTGTCGTGCCTCCCTGGATGCCATACCGGGTGCTGGACGAGGTCAAGACGTTGGCCGGGTGCGCGGCGTTGCCCAGCTTGCTGCCGGGCAGACCGGCAGCACCCGCCGCGGGATCGGCATTGGCGGCGATCTTGACACCGCGCGCGTCGACCGTGGCGGGCGCGACCGCCGGGAAGTTGTTGTAGATGTACGTATAGCTTCCCGGGGTTGCGGGCAATGGCGCGGGGACGCCGGGCACGAAGGGGATACCGGGCGGGTCGGCGGCGGCGGTAGGGGCGGCGAGCCCACCCAGGGCCAGGGCCCCCGCCACTCCGGCCACCGTGACAACGATCTTTCGTTTCGGCACGAGAACCTCCCTAGATCTTCATCGGGTCGCCGTAGATGGCGAACTCAGTATGCGCCGAAGCGGTCGAGATCCGCAGATAGACATAGGAGCGAATGGTGACATCGCCGCCGCACGCATCGGCCTTGATGTGGAGGTTGTCGACGTCGAGCATGGCCTTGCCGCCATCACTCAAGGCCATGTTGGCCAGGGGGAGATCGGTGATGACACCCGGCTGCAAGATGGTCTGCACAAACCCGGCGAGGCCGCCGGAACCGCCGACGGACGGCCCGCCGCTGTAGCCCACAGACCCCGCGAGGCCGCCGGTGCCACCGATCTGAAGACCGCTGGAAACGTCTGTCTGGCAACCTAACTGGTATCCGGCGATGAACAAGCTGTCGGTGATGGGCGCTGATCCGCCGGTGGCGATCGCGGTCGCATCGAAGGTCACGAACGCTTCCCGCGAGTTGGAGGCCTCGGCCAGGTTGGGTACGGAGTTGATGGTCTCGTGGTCGATCCGGATCATCAAGGTCCACCCGTCGCGACTCACCTTGGTATAGGTCTGTGGCGCCATGGTGACGGGATCGGCGTGGGCCGGAGCCGTTGCCAAGGTACAGATCGCGGTGACCAACGCCATGACGGCGCCCACTCGCTTACGTACTGCCATCTGAATGCCTCGTTTCCCCTTGCGGATGTAAATGGTGGTGAACCTGTACCTGAGTTTGGGAGCTACTGCGGCGCCGTCGATTACCGGTCGGAGTGATGAATCCGTTATCTGAGCTGACGGAAAGATACGCCTGCGCAAACCCTGCCGCTGATCAAAACTCACAGGTGGCTCACAGGAATCGCCTTGTGGGACAAGGTGGCTCACTGACGGCTTCGGCTCACCGTGAGTTGATGGAGTTTTGCTGGATGCTGGCAACCTACAAAAGACACGTTGTCCGAATAGGTTGGTGTGCTGGGCTAATCGCCTGATGAACACCGTGTGTCGGTACGTCCACGGCAGGGTAAACCCGTTGTCCGGACGACCCTGTTTCGTCTATCAGGCGACAGAAATCGCGACCCGAAAAATGTGGCCTACGCCATAGTGCCGCCCTGTAAAAGCTGCGTAAACAGCTGTTACGCGACCTCGCGACGGCCCCGGAGCGCCCACGGCGGAGACGCCAACGAGAAGGCGGAGTGCAGTAGCTTGCCGGCACGGGAGGTCAGAGACTTTGGTTGGGCCGATGGCGGTACGTAATGCATGGGCAACCCGCGTCTATCCCTGGGTGGAGCGGTGATCTTGGGTGCTTCCACCAACGGCGCGTCCGTGGGCAGCCGGCCCTGTGCGCGCTTGTACGCCGACACGGCGCGTGGGTGCAGGCGGATGTCGTCGGGCAATGGACTGAACGCCAACTGCACCGCTTTTCCGAACACTCGCAGGAGCACCTCATCGCCAGGAGTCCAGCGCATGCCGGCCTTCTCGCGCACCGAGGAACTGAACACCCCGGCGGCCACCCAGTTCTGAAATGCACGGGCCGGGGCCCACATCTGCTGCCAGATGAAGTCCGGTAGTAGTACGTACTTCGGTTTGGGGATCTGAATGTGGAAGATGTCCATCGTCGCGCGATTGATCTCTAGCTCCTCGTCGCAGACCCGCGCCCAGTACTGCTGGAACTCCTCCCAGGAGTTGGGCACGGGGCGCATGTTCATGCCGTACATCCGGTACCACTGGACATGCTCGGCAAAGAGCTGCCGTTTCTCGGCCTCGGTGAGGCCGCCGCAGAAGTATTCGGCGGTATTGATGATGAGCATGAAGAAGGTGGCGTGTGCCCAGTAGAAGGTCTCGGGATTCAGCGCGTGGTAGCGACGTCCCTTGCTGTCGACACCCTTGATGGTGTCGTGATAGCCCCGAATCTGACGACCGGTGTCCGCGGCGCGATCACCGTCGTAGACCACACCCATGATGGGAAAGACCGAGCGCGTCACGCGCTGCAGGGGCTCGCGCAACAGGATTGAATGATCCTCGACTCCGGCACCCAACTCGGGATACATGTTCTGGATTGATCCGATCCACACGCCAAGGAGTCCGGTGCGCAGATCCGCAAAGTACTTCCATGTCAGCGAATCTGGTCCCAACGGTTGCGGTGGGCCGTCTAGATCGATTTCATGCGGTGGTTCGACCGCGGGCCTCACGGGCGACGGGCCTTCGCGAGTGGATCGCCGAGCGCGGCGATCAGCAGTGGCGGATGTCATCGTTGACCCTCCTATGTGGCGCCTATCACGCACGATATGGGTGACAACCGCCGTTGTCCACGACCATCTCAGTGGTGTTGAGAACCGTTTGCCAACCGTGTCCGAAGCTCCACGCAGCCGCTACCAGCGCCGACCGGCATCGACCAGGCGGTTGAGGAGAAGGACCCGAACCGGCCCGAATGCCGCGACACTGGCAACGACGAGATTGCCGCCGCACACCCCAGCACATAGGCTGATGCGGTGGATGTCGAGCCGTCGGGCCTCGATGCCGAACCGGACCGTGAGCACAACTCGGGAATCCGTAAGCGCAGGCGAGGCCGCACCAGTGGGCCTGTGCGGCATGACCTCGCCGCGGAGTCGCCTGATGCGGCCGCGCCAGCGCAAAATTCCGATCCCGCCGAGCCTGCGTCTCGCCATATCGCCCGAGCCGGGAGCTGGTTCCGCAAGATGGATCGGGATCCCACGGTCGTCGCGGCGGTACGCCGTGCCCGGCGTTCGCTGCCCGGCGATCCGTACTTCGGCGACCCGCTGTCCACCAGCGGTTTCGGTGGGGCGAGTGCGGTGGCGCGCGCGGCCGACCGGTTGGTGACCGATAGAGACACCGCGTTCCGTGAGTTCGGCTTCGGCGCATTGCAGATCTGGCAGGCCTTCACCGAGAAGGTCAGCAAGCAGCCGGCGAATCGCGAGGTCACCCTGGTCTTCACCGATCTCGTCGGATTCTCGGCCTGGGCACTGGAAGCCGGTGACGAGGCGACGCTGAAACTGCTGCGTCGCGTCGCATCGGTCGCCGAACCGCCCATGCTCAATGCCGGGGGTCAGGTGGTCAAGCGTATGGGCGACGGCATCATGGCCGTTTTCGATGATCCGATCACGGCCCTACAAGCCGTCATTCCTGCCCGTGACGCATTGAAAAACGTTGAAATACAGGGGTATACGCCGCATATGCGGATCGGGATCCACACCGGCACGCCCCAGCGTATCGGGTCGGACTGGCTCGGAGTCGATGTGAACATCGCCGCCCGCGTCATGGAGAGCGCCGCGAAGGGTGGTCTGGCGATCTCGCAACCGGCTCTGGCCAAGGTGCCGCTGGTGCTTCTTGATCACCTGGGACTCACGCCCACGCCCGTGCGGCGGCCGCTCTTCTCCAGCAGACCGGCCGGTGTGCCCGAGAACATGAAGATGTACCTACTCGAAACTCGCAGGGAACTGCCAGCCGCTGGGGACGACGGTCGCATCTAGACGGTGCGATCATGGATCATGCGGAGAGTCTGGGCCGCGCTTGTCAGGCTGCGGGTCACCATCGGTTATGCGGTTGCGCTGGTAGCGGTCGCCACCGTGCTGGTGGTCGAGGGGCCGCGGATGCAAGACCGGGTGATCGCGCATGCGAGCACCAATCTGCACAATCTGCACCAGGGGCGTCTGGGTACCCTCATCAGCAGTGCCTTTGTGACCGACGCCGGACCGATCTACCTGTGGCTTCCCGGCTTGATCTACATCCTTGCCCTGGCTGAACTGCAATGGCACAGTGGGCGTTTGGCGTTGACCTTCGTGCTCGGCCATATCGGTGCGACCCTCATCGTGGGAGTCGGAACCGCACTGGCCATCTGGATGCACTGGGCCCCGGTAACCATCGCGCGGGCAAGCGATGTGGGGATGAGTTACGGGACAGCGGCGGTTGTCGGCGCACTCACCGCATCGATTCCGCCACGCTGGCGCGGCTCATGGATGTCCGGCTGGATCGCCGTCGGCGCAGTATCTATCGCGTGCAATCAGACGTTCACGGAGGTGGGGCACCTCACGGCACTTCTCCTCGGGATGCTCGCGGCGCACACGTTTTCCGTGCACGCGCCGCATTGGTCTGTACTTCGATTGCTGCTCTTAGGGTTTGGTGGGCTGTTCGCCCTGATGATGTTCTCCGAGGACGCTCAGACTCTCGCGGCGGCGGTACCCACCGGGATAGCCGCGGTGCTCATAAGTCAATGGGTCAGGTCCCGGCGGGAGCCTCGTGATCAAGTAGCCATCGCTTGATCGGAAGCCCATAGCGGAAGCCTCCCAGTGTGCCGCCGATGCGGTATACGCGGTGGCACGGGACGAACAGCGCCGCCGCATTCCGGGCGCAGGCACTGGCGGCCGCACGGATGGCAGCGGGCCGTCCGGCACGCACGGCGAACTCGCTGTAGGTGATCGGCGCCTCCGGATCGACCTGTCGCAGCACATCCCAGGCGTGCATGAGGAAATCCCCGGAACGCTGGGTGACTGGGATCGAGTCGATGGCGGTCAGATCGCCCGCGTGGTAGTCGGTGACGGCCTTGGACACCTTGCCGAGATCGCGTTTACGGTTCAGTTCCCGCGGGCGCAACGTCGGATGTATCAACGCATGCAGCAGCTCGGGGGAGTCCGTCCATCCCGATGCCAGGACCGTCCCCGATCCGTCGACGATGGCGGTGAATGGTCCCACCGGGGTGGTGAGAGTCGAGTAGTCGCTCACGAGATTCCTTTCTGTGCGCGAATGCGCGGACGTGGTAGCGCAGTGATTCCCTTGCGCCACAGGTGCATAGATACATAGGACCGCCACGGTGAGCAGGCGCGGGCAGCTGCGAGGTCTATACCCTCGGCCGCCGCACCGCGGCGCAGCACCAGATCGTGCTCGAGTAGAACGTCTGGATCGGCGAGTTGGCGCATCACCACGTAGTCAGCGGTCCACGGTCCGATTCCCTTGATCTCCAACAGCTGCCGGCGCATGTCGGCGGCGTTCATCCCGTGATGCAATTCCAGCTTGCCGGTTGCGAGCCTGTCGGCCGCCCCGACGATCGCGGCGATCCGCGCCGCGGGCCCGGCCATTACCTCTGCACCCGCTGCGGCGACGGCCTCGGGGGTGGGAAACAGACGGGTCACTCGCCCCGTCGTGTCGGCCACCTCCTCGCCGAGTTCGGCAACGAGGTGTGCCGTTGCGGTATTGGCCGCGGATACCGAGATCTGCTGTCCGATCATGGTGCGCAACAGGAGCTCTGACCCGTCGACTGTCCCGGGCACCCGGATGCCGCGAGCCTCGGCGACGAGGGGGGCCAGCGCTGGGTGAGACAGCAACGCGTCATCCACCGCCGCGGGGTCGGCGTCCAGATCAAGAAGATGACGCAGGCGGGCCACCGTGGGCGCGAGGTCACGCATATCGGAGAGCTGTAGGTCCGCGCGCACCTGATCGACGTCTACCGTCAGTGTCACGACGACGGGACCATGCGGCATTCTCAGTGCTCGGGTGTACCGTCCCTCGGAAAAATCCTCGACCCCACGCGCGCAATGATGCTCTAACAGCCAGATCGACCAAGCGACGTTATGGGGCTGCCGCAGAGGAAGTTTCAGGCTGACGCCGCCGGGCATCGGTGCCGATGTGAGACTCGCTCCGCGGGGGAGCTCGGCGCGCAGTTTCGACGGTGTCGTCGCGAACACCGCCGCGATCGTGTCGTTGAACTGCCGAATACTGGAAAAACCGGCGGCAAAGGCAATGTCGGACATGGCCAGTTCGGTCCGCTGAATCAGCAGACGTGCGGTGGTGGCGCGATTGGCGCGTGCCAGCGCCAGTGGGCTTGCGCCGAGCTCGGCGAGCAGAACCCTGTTGAGTTGACGACTTGAGTAGCCGAGGGCGCGAGCCAAGCCATCCACGCCATCGCGTTCGACCACGCCGTCGCCGATGAGGCGCATCGCTCGAACAGCTAAGTCGGAATTGATGTTCCACAATGGCGATCCAGGTGCCGCGTCCGGTAGGCACCGGCGGCAGGCTCGATAGCCGGCGGCCTGCGCAGAGGCGGTGGTGGGATGGAACGAGACGTTCTGACGCTTCGGGGTGATGGCCGGACACGACGGCCGGCAGTAGATACCGGTGGTGCGAACGGCCGTGTAGAACTGGCCGTCGAATCGCGTGTCGCGGGACTGCACGGCCCGGTAACAGGCCTCCGCGTCAAGTTCCATGTCTCGAGCATGCCCGCGCTCCCGCCGTAGTGCTAGCGGAAATCGGACATTACCGTCCGGGCTGGTTTGACTCCCAGATCTGGGCGTAGCGCCGCCAGGCCAGCAGCGTGATCGTCATCGACAGTGCGGTACCCACCGTCGCCCCGACCCGAGAATGCCGCCAGGCGGCCACCAGTGCCGAGATCAGCGCGGCGCCGCCGACGCTGCCCAACACGGTGAGGGCGGTATCCGACGTAGGTCTGGTCATCCAGATCTCCTCGCCGCGTATGGCGCGAGTGGCAAAGGAATTGTTGTCCCGGGGCGGGCGGGGTCACCACCGGGTTGATCGCGAGCCACACGGCGATCGGGATCGCCCAACGCCATCGCCGGGTCCACGCGGGAACGAGCAACAGCGGTGTCGTCGCCCAACGAGACCACGCACTGACCGGATGGCAATGTCTTTCGAAGATCCAGCGGCGCACTGCTTCGCCATTCACTCGATCAACACTAGGCGGTGCGGTGGTGCCCGCCGGGCATGACCGCACGGTGGTTAACCCGCCTTACCCTATGATCGGCATCCGTGGCCGATCACTCGCAGGACCCATCAGTGGAACCATCGGAGACGGCTCTGACGAGCGCCGTTGATGCTGCTCGCGCGGCCTTTGACGCCGCCGGTGACCTGGATGCCCTCGCGCAGGCAAAGGTCGACCATCTGGGGGAGAAGTCGCCACTGGCGCTCGCGCGGCAGGCTCTGGGCGCGCTACCCAAGGATCAACGGGCTGAGGCCGGAAAGCTTGTCAACGCCGTACGTAACCAGGCGCAACAGGCGTACGACATCCGGTTGGAGGCACTGCGCGCCGAACGTGATGCCGCCGTACTGGTCGCAGAGCGTGTCGATGTGACCCTGCCGTCGACGCGTCAGACGATCGGAGCGCGCCACCCGATCACCATCCTGTCCGAACACATCGCGGACACCTTCGTAGCGATGGGGTGGGAGGTGGCGGACGGCCCCGAGGTGGAGACCGAACACTTCAACTTCGATGCCCTCAACTTCTTGCCCGACCACCCGGCACGCAGCACCCAGGACACCTTCTACATCGCCCCCGAGGACTCGCGACAGGTGCTGCGCACGCACACCTCACCGGTCCAGGTCCGTACCTTGTTGGCGCGCGAGCTGCCCGTCTACGTGATCTCGCTGGGGCGCGCCTTCCGCACCGATGAAATCGATGCGACGCACCTGCCCGCCTTCCATCAGGTCGAGGGGCTCGCCGTGGATCGCGGGCTCACCCTGGCCAACCTCAAGGGCACGCTCGACGCCTTCGCGCGGGCCATGTTCGGGGCGCAGGCACACACCCGGATGCGGCCGCACTTCTTCCCGTTCACCGAACCCTCTGCCGAGGTGGATGTCTGGTTCGAGAACAAAAAAGGCGGGGCCGGCTGGGTTGAATGGGGCGGCTGCGGCATGGTGAACCCGAATGTGTTGCGAGCCAGTGGTATTAATCCGGAAGAATGCAGCGGCTTTGCGTTTGGCATGGGGCTGGAACGAACCTTGCAGTTCCGCAACGGGTTGTCCGATATGCGCGACATGATCGAGGGCGACGTGCGCTTCAGCCTCCCGTTCGGGGTGAGTGCCTGATGCGTATTCCCTACAGCTGGCTTATCGAGGTCCTGCGTGTCGGTGCCCCGGAATTCTCCGCCACCCCGGCGAGTATCGAGGAAACGCTGATCCGCATCGGTCACGAGGTGGAAGAGGTGATCGTCCCCGGTCCGGTTACCGGACCGCTGGTGATCGGACGCGTCGCCCAGATCACCGAACTCACCGACTTCAAAAAGCCGATCCGGTTTTGCCTGGTGGACGTAGGTGAGGCGGAGCCTCGCGAGATTGTCTGTGGTGCATCGAATTTCGCCGTCGACGACCTGGTAGTGGTGGCACTTCCGGGTGTCACGCTGCCCGGCGACTTCACCATCGCGACACGAAAGACCTACGGGCACAACTCCGACGGGATGATCTGCTCGACGACCGAGCTGGGTCTCGGCTCGGACTCCTCGGGCATTCTGGTGCTCCCGCCGGGAACCGCCGAACCCGGTGCCGATGCCGGCGAGGTGGTCGGGCTGGACGATGTCGTCTTCGATCTGTCGATCACTCCGGATCGCGGATACTGCCTGTCCGTTCGCGGGCTGGCTCGTGACCTGGCCTGTGCGTACGACCTGGATTTCGTCGATCCAGCTGCAGTACAGTCGCTCCCGGCCGATAAGCCCTCACTGCCGGTACATATCGACGCCGGTACCGGGGTCAAACGCTTCGGGTTGCGTCCGGTTATCGGCATCGATCCGACGGCGGT contains:
- a CDS encoding rhomboid-like protein, with protein sequence MRRVWAALVRLRVTIGYAVALVAVATVLVVEGPRMQDRVIAHASTNLHNLHQGRLGTLISSAFVTDAGPIYLWLPGLIYILALAELQWHSGRLALTFVLGHIGATLIVGVGTALAIWMHWAPVTIARASDVGMSYGTAAVVGALTASIPPRWRGSWMSGWIAVGAVSIACNQTFTEVGHLTALLLGMLAAHTFSVHAPHWSVLRLLLLGFGGLFALMMFSEDAQTLAAAVPTGIAAVLISQWVRSRREPRDQVAIA
- a CDS encoding methylated-DNA--[protein]-cysteine S-methyltransferase, encoding MSDYSTLTTPVGPFTAIVDGSGTVLASGWTDSPELLHALIHPTLRPRELNRKRDLGKVSKAVTDYHAGDLTAIDSIPVTQRSGDFLMHAWDVLRQVDPEAPITYSEFAVRAGRPAAIRAAASACARNAAALFVPCHRVYRIGGTLGGFRYGLPIKRWLLDHEAPAGT
- a CDS encoding Ada metal-binding domain-containing protein — translated: MELDAEACYRAVQSRDTRFDGQFYTAVRTTGIYCRPSCPAITPKRQNVSFHPTTASAQAAGYRACRRCLPDAAPGSPLWNINSDLAVRAMRLIGDGVVERDGVDGLARALGYSSRQLNRVLLAELGASPLALARANRATTARLLIQRTELAMSDIAFAAGFSSIRQFNDTIAAVFATTPSKLRAELPRGASLTSAPMPGGVSLKLPLRQPHNVAWSIWLLEHHCARGVEDFSEGRYTRALRMPHGPVVVTLTVDVDQVRADLQLSDMRDLAPTVARLRHLLDLDADPAAVDDALLSHPALAPLVAEARGIRVPGTVDGSELLLRTMIGQQISVSAANTATAHLVAELGEEVADTTGRVTRLFPTPEAVAAAGAEVMAGPAARIAAIVGAADRLATGKLELHHGMNAADMRRQLLEIKGIGPWTADYVVMRQLADPDVLLEHDLVLRRGAAAEGIDLAAARACSPWRSYVSMHLWRKGITALPRPRIRAQKGIS
- the pheS gene encoding phenylalanine--tRNA ligase subunit alpha, which encodes MADHSQDPSVEPSETALTSAVDAARAAFDAAGDLDALAQAKVDHLGEKSPLALARQALGALPKDQRAEAGKLVNAVRNQAQQAYDIRLEALRAERDAAVLVAERVDVTLPSTRQTIGARHPITILSEHIADTFVAMGWEVADGPEVETEHFNFDALNFLPDHPARSTQDTFYIAPEDSRQVLRTHTSPVQVRTLLARELPVYVISLGRAFRTDEIDATHLPAFHQVEGLAVDRGLTLANLKGTLDAFARAMFGAQAHTRMRPHFFPFTEPSAEVDVWFENKKGGAGWVEWGGCGMVNPNVLRASGINPEECSGFAFGMGLERTLQFRNGLSDMRDMIEGDVRFSLPFGVSA